A single region of the Enterococcus mundtii genome encodes:
- a CDS encoding DNA/RNA non-specific endonuclease, whose amino-acid sequence MKNLKKLWGTLISIVVFGAIGFIGMDLLNVEQPISSDYSESSYTASIESESGVSTDQRSNMNTYSMESSDKPVESTSKSEATITSSIPDSSEPRNNGLPQEEDLAPTGNNPGPQELGTASFDVAELSTNKGWIEYHELDRLGRPTGADALLEKSMINTGTSANRDIRPPGFISGPRYDHSRGHLIAKQFGGSGDDERNLVTLFQFPVNDPYMNYYELKIRKALNHGETVRYRVTPHYVGDELIPESVELETKGTGNNPTIDFTVLIPNKK is encoded by the coding sequence ATGAAAAATTTAAAAAAACTATGGGGTACATTGATCTCTATAGTTGTTTTTGGCGCAATTGGCTTTATCGGAATGGATCTATTGAATGTAGAACAACCGATCTCAAGTGATTACAGTGAATCTAGTTATACTGCTTCAATCGAGAGTGAATCGGGAGTTTCTACTGACCAACGATCAAACATGAATACATATAGTATGGAATCTTCTGATAAACCAGTCGAAAGTACAAGCAAAAGTGAAGCTACTATCACAAGTAGTATACCTGACTCATCTGAGCCAAGAAACAACGGCTTACCTCAAGAAGAAGACTTAGCACCGACTGGAAACAATCCTGGGCCACAAGAATTAGGAACAGCTTCCTTTGATGTGGCTGAGCTCTCAACAAACAAAGGATGGATCGAGTATCATGAGCTTGATCGATTAGGACGTCCCACTGGTGCGGATGCCTTATTGGAAAAATCAATGATCAATACAGGAACCAGCGCAAACCGTGACATCCGTCCTCCTGGATTTATTTCTGGACCCAGATATGATCATTCTCGCGGACATCTGATCGCTAAACAGTTCGGTGGTAGTGGCGACGACGAAAGAAATCTAGTTACTTTGTTTCAATTCCCAGTAAATGATCCTTACATGAACTACTATGAACTAAAAATCCGTAAGGCGTTGAATCATGGTGAAACTGTACGCTATCGTGTTACTCCACATTATGTTGGCGATGAACTCATCCCTGAAAGTGTCGAGTTAGAGACAAAAGGAACAGGCAATAACCCAACGATTGATTTTACGGTATTGATACCAAATAAAAAGTAG
- a CDS encoding NfeD family protein produces the protein MIGGIAIITIYWYVLLICAGVAVLLVIFGDVFDFDGPIDPMLIVPWLTFTSLLGYLGESLTNQSSLVIFVISAIIATVLVFLLNFYILMPMKHAESTLSTSEKTLEGQIATVVTPIPIQGMGEIQLKSVTGSISRPACFYTPQEKMIGRGEKVLIIEVRDRVCYVTPYESMLKM, from the coding sequence ATGATAGGAGGAATCGCAATCATCACGATTTACTGGTACGTTTTACTCATATGCGCTGGGGTTGCAGTGTTACTTGTTATTTTTGGAGATGTCTTTGATTTCGATGGACCTATTGATCCGATGCTGATCGTTCCCTGGTTGACTTTTACCAGTTTATTAGGTTATTTAGGTGAATCCTTGACCAACCAGTCCTCATTAGTGATTTTCGTGATCAGCGCGATTATTGCAACCGTTTTAGTTTTTTTGTTGAATTTTTATATCTTGATGCCGATGAAGCACGCAGAATCGACGCTATCAACTTCTGAAAAAACATTAGAAGGTCAAATCGCGACAGTGGTGACCCCGATACCGATCCAGGGAATGGGAGAAATCCAATTAAAAAGTGTTACTGGTTCAATCAGTCGCCCTGCTTGTTTTTATACGCCCCAAGAGAAAATGATCGGACGTGGCGAAAAGGTTTTGATCATTGAAGTAAGAGACCGTGTTTGTTATGTTACACCGTACGAAAGTATGTTGAAAATGTAA